A single genomic interval of Cupriavidus sp. MP-37 harbors:
- the aceF gene encoding dihydrolipoyllysine-residue acetyltransferase has protein sequence MSQAIEIKVPDIGDYDAVPVIEVHVKPGDSIDAEDALVTLESDKATMDVPSPQAGVVKDVKIKVGDNVAEGSVLVMLEPAGQAAAAPAPAPAPAAAPAPAPAPAAAAPAPAPAPAPAAAPAGGGGTIEVKVPDIGDYDAVPVIEVHVKPGDTISAEDAVVTLESDKATMDVPSPQGGVVKEVKVKVGDNVSEGTLLLILEGAAAAPAAAAAAPAPAASAPAPAPAPAAAPVPAAAPAAAAAAPAVAGATGKAAHASPSVRKFARELGVDVSRVPGTGPKGRITQEDVQNYVKGVMTGQAAAPAQAAAAGAGGGELGLLPWPKVDFTRFGEVESKALSRIKKISGANLHRNWVMIPHVTNHDEADITELEAFRVQLNKENEKAGIKVTMLAFMIKATVAALKKFPNFNASLDGDNLVLKKYFNIGFAADTPNGLVVPVIKDADKKGVLEISQEMSELAKLARDGKLKPDQMQGGCFSISSLGGIGGTYFTPIINAPEVAIMGVCKSYMKPVWDGKQFAPRLTLPLSLSWDHRVIDGAEAARFNTYFAQLLADFRRILL, from the coding sequence ATGAGTCAAGCGATTGAAATCAAGGTGCCGGATATCGGCGACTATGACGCCGTTCCCGTCATTGAAGTGCATGTGAAACCCGGCGACAGCATCGACGCGGAAGACGCGCTGGTGACGCTGGAGTCGGACAAGGCCACCATGGACGTGCCCTCGCCGCAGGCCGGCGTGGTCAAGGACGTCAAGATCAAGGTGGGCGACAACGTGGCCGAAGGCTCGGTGCTGGTGATGCTGGAGCCGGCCGGCCAGGCCGCTGCCGCGCCCGCACCCGCGCCCGCACCGGCTGCTGCTCCCGCTCCCGCGCCGGCCCCTGCGGCAGCGGCGCCGGCCCCCGCGCCCGCGCCGGCTCCCGCCGCGGCGCCGGCCGGCGGTGGCGGCACCATCGAAGTCAAGGTGCCGGATATCGGCGACTACGACGCCGTGCCCGTGATCGAAGTCCACGTCAAGCCGGGCGACACCATCAGCGCCGAAGACGCGGTGGTGACGCTGGAATCGGACAAGGCCACCATGGACGTGCCCTCGCCGCAGGGCGGCGTGGTCAAGGAAGTCAAGGTCAAGGTCGGCGACAACGTGTCCGAGGGCACGCTGCTGCTGATCCTCGAAGGCGCTGCCGCCGCACCGGCCGCTGCCGCAGCGGCGCCGGCACCGGCTGCCAGCGCGCCCGCTCCGGCTCCGGCTCCGGCGGCCGCACCCGTGCCGGCCGCTGCGCCGGCTGCCGCCGCCGCCGCGCCGGCCGTCGCTGGTGCCACCGGCAAGGCCGCCCATGCCAGCCCCTCGGTGCGCAAGTTCGCGCGCGAGCTGGGCGTCGATGTCTCGCGCGTGCCGGGCACCGGTCCCAAGGGCCGCATCACCCAGGAAGACGTGCAGAACTACGTCAAGGGCGTGATGACCGGCCAGGCTGCCGCGCCGGCCCAGGCTGCCGCGGCCGGCGCCGGCGGTGGCGAGCTGGGCCTGCTGCCGTGGCCGAAGGTCGATTTCACCCGCTTCGGCGAGGTCGAAAGCAAGGCCCTGTCGCGCATCAAGAAGATCTCGGGTGCCAACCTGCACCGCAACTGGGTCATGATCCCGCACGTCACCAACCATGACGAAGCGGACATCACCGAGCTCGAGGCCTTCCGCGTGCAGCTGAACAAGGAAAACGAGAAGGCCGGCATCAAGGTGACCATGCTGGCGTTCATGATCAAGGCCACGGTCGCGGCGCTGAAGAAGTTCCCCAACTTCAATGCCTCGCTCGACGGTGACAACCTGGTGCTGAAGAAATACTTCAACATCGGCTTCGCCGCCGACACCCCGAACGGCCTGGTCGTGCCGGTGATCAAGGACGCCGACAAGAAGGGCGTGCTCGAGATCAGCCAGGAAATGAGCGAGCTGGCCAAGCTGGCGCGCGACGGCAAGCTCAAGCCCGACCAGATGCAGGGCGGCTGCTTCTCGATCTCGTCGCTGGGCGGCATCGGCGGCACGTACTTCACGCCGATCATCAACGCGCCCGAAGTGGCCATCATGGGCGTATGCAAGTCGTACATGAAGCCGGTGTGGGACGGCAAGCAGTTCGCGCCGCGCCTGACGCTGCCGCTGTCGCTGTCGTGGGACCACCGCGTCATCGACGGTGCCGAGGCCGCGCGCTTCAACACGTACTTCGCGCAACTGCTGGCGGACTTCCGCCGCATCCTGCTCTAA
- the aceE gene encoding pyruvate dehydrogenase (acetyl-transferring), homodimeric type, with translation MSAVPEQILGASSANDADPQETHEWLDALQGVLAAEGPARAAFLIDKQIEYARVNGVTQPFHAETQYINTIPVEQQARIPGDQDIEHRIRSYTRWNAMAMVLRANKHTNVGGHISSFASAATLYDVGYNHFWRAPSEQSGGDLVFVQGHSAPGVYSRAFLLGRLTPDQLDNFRQEVDGKGISSYPHPWLMPDFWQFPTVSMGLGPIMAIYQARFMKYLDSRGLAKAGDRKVWAFLGDGETDEPESLGAIGMAGREKLDNLVFVINCNLQRLDGPVRGNGKIIQELESEFRGAGWNVIKVVWGSKWDALLARDTKGLLMKRMMECVDGEYQTMKAKDGAYVREHFFNTPELKAMVADWSDEDIWRLNRGGHDPHKIYAAYKAASEHKGQPTLILAKTIKGYGMGDAGQAMNVAHQQKKMPVDAIRKFRDQFNLPVADDKLEEVPYITFEEGSKELEYMRQARMNLGGYLPARRQKAEALQVPELKAFEALLKATGEGREVSTTMAFVRILNTLLKDKQIGKHVVPIVPDESRTFGMEGLFRQVGIWNQEGQKYVPEDHDQLMFYKESQTGQVLQEGINEAGAMCDWIAAATSYSTHGVQMIPFYIYYSMFGIQRIGDLCWAAADMRSRGFLLGGTAGRTTLNGEGLQHEDGHSHVFHAVIPNCISYDPTFQYELAVIMQDGLRRMYAEQEDVYYYLTVMNENYEHPEMPAGVEQDIVKGMYQFRKGVENSNAPRVQLLGSGTIFREVIAAAELLKKDWGVESDLWGCPSFTELARDGQAAERFNLLHPAETQREAFVTQKLKSARGPVIASTDYVRAFAEQIRPFVPRRYVVLGTDGFGRSDTREKLRHFFEVDRYWVTLAALKALADEGAIGRDKVAEAIKKYNLDPNKPNPMSV, from the coding sequence ATGTCCGCCGTACCAGAGCAGATCCTCGGCGCCTCGAGCGCCAACGACGCCGATCCCCAGGAAACCCATGAATGGCTCGACGCCCTGCAAGGCGTGCTGGCCGCGGAAGGCCCGGCGCGTGCCGCCTTCCTGATCGACAAGCAGATCGAATACGCCCGCGTCAACGGCGTGACCCAGCCGTTCCACGCCGAGACGCAGTACATCAACACCATCCCGGTCGAGCAGCAGGCCCGCATCCCCGGCGACCAGGACATCGAGCACCGGATCCGCTCGTACACCCGCTGGAACGCCATGGCGATGGTGCTGCGCGCCAACAAGCACACCAATGTCGGTGGCCATATCTCCTCGTTTGCCTCGGCGGCGACGCTGTACGACGTCGGCTACAACCACTTCTGGCGCGCCCCGTCGGAACAGAGCGGCGGCGACCTGGTCTTCGTGCAGGGCCACTCGGCACCGGGCGTGTATTCGCGCGCCTTCCTGCTCGGCCGCCTGACCCCCGACCAGCTCGACAACTTCCGCCAGGAAGTCGACGGCAAGGGCATCTCGTCGTACCCGCACCCGTGGCTGATGCCGGACTTCTGGCAGTTCCCGACGGTGTCGATGGGCCTGGGCCCGATCATGGCCATCTACCAGGCCCGCTTCATGAAGTACCTGGACAGCCGCGGCCTGGCCAAGGCCGGCGACCGCAAGGTCTGGGCTTTCCTGGGCGACGGCGAGACCGACGAACCGGAATCGCTGGGCGCGATCGGCATGGCCGGCCGCGAGAAGCTCGACAACCTCGTGTTCGTCATCAACTGCAACCTGCAGCGCCTGGACGGCCCGGTGCGCGGCAACGGCAAGATCATCCAGGAACTGGAGTCCGAGTTCCGCGGCGCCGGCTGGAACGTGATCAAGGTGGTGTGGGGCAGCAAGTGGGATGCGCTGCTGGCGCGCGACACCAAGGGCCTGCTGATGAAGCGCATGATGGAATGCGTGGACGGCGAGTACCAGACCATGAAGGCCAAGGACGGCGCCTACGTGCGCGAGCACTTCTTCAACACGCCCGAGCTGAAGGCGATGGTTGCCGACTGGTCCGACGAGGACATCTGGCGCCTGAACCGCGGCGGCCACGACCCGCACAAGATCTACGCCGCCTACAAGGCCGCCAGCGAGCACAAGGGCCAGCCCACGCTGATCCTGGCCAAGACCATCAAGGGCTATGGCATGGGCGACGCCGGCCAGGCCATGAACGTCGCGCACCAGCAGAAGAAGATGCCGGTCGATGCGATCCGCAAGTTCCGCGACCAGTTCAACCTCCCGGTCGCCGACGACAAGCTGGAAGAAGTGCCGTACATCACCTTCGAGGAAGGCTCGAAGGAACTGGAATACATGCGCCAGGCGCGCATGAACCTGGGCGGCTACCTGCCGGCGCGCCGCCAGAAGGCCGAAGCGCTGCAGGTGCCCGAGCTGAAGGCGTTCGAAGCGCTGCTCAAGGCCACCGGCGAAGGCCGCGAAGTGTCCACCACCATGGCCTTCGTGCGGATCCTGAACACGCTGCTGAAGGACAAGCAGATCGGCAAGCACGTGGTGCCCATCGTCCCGGACGAGTCGCGCACCTTCGGCATGGAAGGCCTGTTCCGCCAGGTCGGCATCTGGAACCAGGAAGGCCAGAAGTACGTGCCGGAAGACCATGACCAGCTGATGTTCTACAAGGAATCGCAGACTGGCCAGGTGCTGCAGGAAGGCATCAACGAAGCCGGCGCCATGTGCGACTGGATCGCCGCCGCGACGTCGTACTCGACCCACGGCGTGCAGATGATCCCGTTCTACATCTACTACTCGATGTTCGGCATCCAGCGTATCGGCGACCTGTGCTGGGCCGCCGCCGACATGCGCTCGCGCGGCTTCCTGCTGGGCGGCACCGCCGGCCGCACCACGCTGAACGGCGAAGGCCTGCAGCATGAAGACGGCCATTCGCATGTGTTCCACGCTGTCATCCCCAACTGCATCTCGTACGACCCGACCTTCCAGTACGAACTGGCGGTGATCATGCAGGACGGCCTGCGCCGCATGTACGCCGAGCAGGAAGACGTCTACTACTACCTGACGGTGATGAACGAAAACTACGAGCATCCGGAAATGCCGGCTGGCGTAGAGCAGGACATCGTCAAGGGCATGTACCAGTTCCGCAAGGGCGTCGAGAACAGCAACGCGCCGCGCGTGCAGCTGCTGGGCTCGGGCACGATCTTCCGCGAGGTGATCGCCGCCGCCGAGCTGCTGAAGAAGGACTGGGGCGTCGAGTCCGACCTGTGGGGCTGCCCGAGCTTCACCGAACTGGCGCGCGACGGCCAGGCCGCCGAGCGCTTCAACCTGCTGCACCCGGCCGAGACCCAGCGCGAAGCCTTTGTCACGCAGAAGCTGAAGTCTGCCCGCGGCCCGGTGATCGCCTCGACCGACTACGTGCGCGCCTTCGCCGAGCAGATCCGTCCGTTCGTGCCGCGCCGCTACGTGGTGCTGGGCACCGACGGCTTCGGCCGCTCGGATACGCGCGAGAAGCTGCGCCACTTCTTCGAAGTGGACCGCTACTGGGTCACGCTGGCCGCGCTCAAGGCGCTGGCCGACGAGGGCGCGATCGGCCGCGACAAGGTTGCCGAGGCCATCAAGAAGTACAACCTCGACCCGAACAAGCCCAACCCGATGTCGGTCTGA